In one window of Bdellovibrio bacteriovorus W DNA:
- a CDS encoding acetoacetate metabolism regulatory protein atoC (COG2204 Response regulator containing CheY-like receiver, AAA-type ATPase, and DNA-binding domains) has protein sequence MNQLHTLIVDDEAELRRSVISILQSTMPEIEFTIDEAATGKEAFDKVKQKQWDLVLMDVKMPEMDGLEALTAIKEHDPRTFVVLMTAHSNLNDAVLAIKEGAYDYLEKPVDADRLREIVRKSLEARDLISSLALSNPVFDDDIESEFVGGSSKMKEVFNLIYKLCKVDTTVLVRGENGTGKELVARAIHFNSPRKSGSFVAINCGAIPENLMESELFGHEKGAFTGAIERKIGKFQLANNGTLFLDEIGELKPDMQVKLLRVLQEKKFTPVGGNREVKTTTRIIAATNRNLEKMMEEGTFREDLFYRLNVMPIFLPPLRERTDDLEALIQTFIKKFSKQHDHKIQGITPEALEALKTYRWPGNIRELENLIERAFIVESTDKITMNSLPDNVKTTTQEIKDNTKVSFSGPMDFDVFKEDMEKEFIINALKANNGRINQTVAQANIPKNTLLRKIRKYGINVKDYSTEE, from the coding sequence ATGAATCAACTGCACACACTTATCGTTGATGATGAAGCCGAACTTAGACGCTCGGTCATCTCTATCCTGCAATCTACGATGCCGGAAATCGAGTTCACTATTGATGAAGCCGCCACCGGAAAAGAAGCCTTCGACAAAGTAAAGCAAAAGCAATGGGATCTCGTTTTAATGGACGTCAAGATGCCAGAGATGGATGGTCTTGAGGCCTTAACGGCAATTAAAGAACATGACCCACGCACTTTTGTGGTGCTTATGACCGCCCACTCGAATCTAAATGATGCAGTACTTGCAATTAAAGAAGGTGCATACGATTACCTAGAAAAGCCTGTGGACGCTGACCGCCTCCGTGAGATCGTGCGCAAGAGTCTTGAAGCTCGCGACCTTATCTCTAGCTTAGCACTTTCGAACCCCGTTTTTGATGATGACATTGAAAGTGAATTTGTCGGTGGTTCTTCCAAGATGAAGGAAGTCTTTAACCTGATCTACAAATTGTGCAAAGTCGACACAACGGTTCTTGTGCGTGGAGAAAATGGAACTGGCAAAGAGCTTGTCGCTCGCGCTATCCACTTCAACTCTCCTCGCAAATCAGGAAGTTTTGTGGCCATCAACTGCGGAGCTATTCCTGAGAATTTGATGGAGAGCGAACTCTTTGGTCACGAAAAAGGCGCGTTCACCGGAGCCATTGAAAGAAAAATTGGGAAGTTCCAGTTAGCAAACAACGGGACTCTTTTCTTGGATGAAATCGGAGAGCTTAAGCCTGATATGCAGGTAAAACTTCTGCGCGTTCTCCAAGAAAAAAAGTTCACACCTGTTGGTGGAAATCGCGAAGTCAAAACGACAACTCGTATTATTGCAGCTACTAATAGAAATCTTGAAAAGATGATGGAAGAGGGAACTTTTAGAGAAGATCTTTTCTATCGTCTGAATGTGATGCCGATTTTCCTTCCGCCACTTCGTGAAAGAACAGATGACCTTGAAGCGTTGATTCAAACGTTCATCAAAAAGTTCTCTAAGCAGCACGATCATAAAATTCAAGGTATTACTCCAGAGGCACTAGAGGCTTTAAAAACTTATCGCTGGCCAGGAAATATCCGTGAACTTGAGAACTTAATCGAAAGAGCCTTCATCGTTGAAAGCACGGATAAGATCACGATGAACTCTTTGCCAGATAACGTTAAAACAACGACTCAAGAAATCAAAGACAACACCAAAGTGAGCTTCTCTGGCCCTATGGACTTTGACGTCTTTAAAGAAGATATGGAAAAAGAATTTATCATCAATGCATTAAAGGCGAATAACGGAAGAATTAACCAAACCGTCGCGCAAGCAAATATTCCAAAGAACACATTGCTGCGCAAGATTCGTAAGTATGGCATTAACGTAAAAGATTACTCTACGGAAGAATAG
- a CDS encoding putative heptosyltransferase (COG0859 ADP-heptose:LPS heptosyltransferase), with protein sequence MANTQCRYFSGYKPCTRNSSCTDSCVYQSPVEKSILIVHLGALGAVVRSTALLKSIQKKYPRAMITWVTDAPANYLLKNHPAIDRVYTSKESDLLELRALAFDVCLVVDKSLKAVGISKLPQVKEYFGFSAHPITGGIVPASEAAFELWELGLDNHKKFFVNTKPETQLICEALELPYQRDDYWLPLSEEESQSAELRRQSWLEGRRKDFIIGLNTGCSATIPYKKLSIEYHRDLISALYKNFPFAQIVLLGGPEDTARNREIAEGLSVIASNTEGGLRDGLISVAAVDVVITGDSLGMHMAISQKKHVLAWFGPTCAQEIDLFERGEKLLSQALCSPCWKRTCEKSRMCYDQVQLEEFINGIKSYCSDRFFGGSPSIDPTYEEVS encoded by the coding sequence ATGGCGAACACTCAATGTCGATACTTTTCTGGATATAAACCCTGCACGCGAAATAGTAGCTGCACGGACTCTTGTGTCTATCAGTCTCCAGTTGAAAAATCGATTCTGATTGTACATTTAGGAGCCTTAGGGGCCGTTGTTCGCAGTACAGCCCTCCTTAAGTCTATTCAAAAAAAGTATCCACGGGCGATGATCACATGGGTGACCGATGCTCCGGCAAATTATTTACTTAAGAATCACCCAGCCATAGATCGAGTTTACACCAGTAAAGAAAGTGATCTCCTAGAGCTAAGAGCTCTGGCTTTTGACGTCTGCCTTGTTGTTGATAAATCGCTGAAAGCTGTGGGGATCTCAAAGTTGCCGCAAGTGAAAGAGTACTTTGGTTTTTCAGCTCATCCGATCACAGGCGGAATTGTTCCAGCCAGTGAGGCGGCCTTTGAGTTGTGGGAGCTTGGTTTAGACAATCATAAAAAGTTCTTTGTAAATACAAAGCCCGAAACGCAGCTCATCTGTGAAGCCCTAGAGCTTCCCTATCAAAGAGACGACTACTGGCTTCCTCTTTCAGAAGAAGAGAGCCAATCAGCAGAGTTGCGCCGCCAATCTTGGTTAGAGGGGCGCCGCAAGGATTTTATCATTGGTTTAAACACGGGTTGCAGTGCCACGATTCCCTATAAAAAATTAAGCATTGAGTATCATCGCGATCTTATTAGTGCCCTTTATAAAAACTTTCCCTTTGCTCAGATTGTTCTATTGGGGGGACCAGAAGACACCGCCAGAAATCGTGAAATTGCCGAAGGTCTTTCAGTGATTGCTTCTAATACAGAAGGTGGACTGCGTGATGGGCTTATCAGTGTGGCGGCTGTGGATGTGGTGATCACAGGCGATAGCTTGGGAATGCACATGGCCATCTCTCAAAAAAAGCATGTGCTAGCTTGGTTTGGACCTACCTGCGCCCAAGAGATTGACCTGTTTGAGAGGGGAGAAAAGTTGCTCTCCCAAGCCCTCTGCTCGCCTTGCTGGAAGAGGACTTGTGAAAAAAGTCGAATGTGTTACGATCAGGTCCAGTTAGAGGAATTTATTAATGGCATCAAATCTTATTGTTCAGACCGCTTTTTTGGGGGATCTCCTTCTATCGATCCCACTTATGAAGAAGTGTCGTGA
- a CDS encoding ADP-heptose:LPS heptosyltransferase II (COG0859 ADP-heptose:LPS heptosyltransferase), whose translation MKKCRELWPEDDLVLVCRKGLGDFFLKAGLVDRVFEVQKGQRKTYVEALQGLSKLTIRNLVSPHQSVRTQLFCAQVKAAQKISFDNFLGRFIFRTVQRQDSLPDALRQLALLQDLDADLAQKISDYKNTVQPYKTDARHQLPGTPGWASMSLRESILKDESLWAELEKKFSLQGFRDNKTVLIFPGSVWATKRWTEEGFAGAGRALKDQGYQVYVMGGPGEEELSERVAAAIGGVCSLAGKTKIFESAQLIARASLVIGNDSASTHLAAVCETPLIAVFGPTVLEFGYRPWSNQSYVVEEKGLSCRPCGKHGHNKCPIGTHACMKQISAERVTAVAESILP comes from the coding sequence ATGAAGAAGTGTCGTGAGCTATGGCCAGAAGATGATTTAGTTTTAGTTTGTCGTAAAGGTCTGGGCGATTTCTTTCTTAAGGCAGGGTTGGTTGATCGTGTTTTTGAAGTTCAAAAAGGTCAAAGAAAAACTTACGTTGAAGCTCTGCAAGGACTTTCCAAACTTACTATTCGCAATCTTGTTTCTCCTCATCAGTCGGTACGCACTCAGCTTTTTTGCGCTCAAGTTAAAGCAGCCCAAAAAATCTCTTTCGACAATTTCTTAGGTCGCTTCATTTTTAGAACAGTTCAGAGGCAAGATAGTTTGCCAGACGCTCTTCGACAATTGGCTCTTCTTCAAGATCTTGATGCCGACTTAGCTCAAAAGATTTCAGATTATAAAAATACGGTTCAGCCTTATAAGACAGATGCCCGTCATCAGTTGCCAGGTACTCCAGGTTGGGCATCGATGTCGCTGCGAGAATCTATTTTAAAAGATGAAAGCTTGTGGGCAGAGCTCGAGAAGAAATTCTCTCTGCAAGGTTTTCGAGATAATAAAACCGTTCTGATTTTTCCAGGCAGTGTTTGGGCGACCAAGCGTTGGACGGAAGAGGGATTTGCAGGAGCAGGCAGAGCTTTAAAGGATCAGGGCTATCAAGTCTATGTGATGGGTGGCCCTGGAGAGGAAGAACTCTCTGAGCGAGTCGCAGCAGCGATTGGCGGGGTGTGTTCACTCGCTGGTAAAACAAAGATTTTTGAATCAGCACAGTTGATCGCAAGAGCCAGTTTGGTGATTGGAAATGACAGTGCTTCGACCCATTTGGCGGCGGTCTGTGAAACTCCGTTAATTGCGGTCTTTGGGCCCACAGTTCTCGAATTCGGGTATCGTCCGTGGTCAAATCAGAGTTATGTCGTCGAAGAAAAAGGCCTGTCTTGCAGGCCTTGTGGAAAGCATGGGCACAATAAATGTCCTATTGGAACCCATGCCTGTATGAAGCAGATCAGTGCTGAGCGCGTGACGGCTGTCGCAGAGTCTATTCTTCCGTAG
- a CDS encoding putative cAMP-dependent protein kinase (COG0664 cAMP-binding proteins - catabolite gene activator and regulatory subunit of cAMP-dependent protein kinases) — protein MRFETENLNLKPLRLSPSSQGGSFSVDNSTQAIALNSLQYSYLEVLQKTGSIERLVQFFLGQGWIVSFRELHKLLQILIKEKVVTNPHLLQQEKESQQASTVKTEDGHSFKNYEKYASADSASLPFFRSLKPELAKHLLQGAERHFVPAQRLITKTGDTNRDLFILLKGTASIYKVTGPGQRRLVSTLQPGAIFGERGFLLNQPRTADIITTSDCEILRVRHSQEIDSLIKTDKAESLQYRFLALQALNSSEFFKDLPSYSLDSLIFSGKICKAHPHQVLMREGLPGNSCFILLQGNVVISKGGVNINVLTQGTSFGEISLLLSGGVRTATVMAQQECLLLEIQQRDFYRILAQNLFLAKDIEELAAKRMQK, from the coding sequence ATGCGTTTTGAGACTGAAAATCTAAATTTAAAACCCCTTCGTCTCTCCCCCTCTTCACAAGGTGGAAGCTTCTCCGTTGATAACAGTACTCAAGCGATAGCGCTCAACTCTCTTCAATACTCGTATCTTGAGGTTTTACAAAAAACTGGAAGTATCGAGCGCCTTGTTCAGTTCTTTCTAGGTCAAGGTTGGATTGTCAGTTTCCGCGAACTGCACAAACTTCTGCAAATTCTAATCAAAGAAAAAGTGGTCACCAATCCCCACCTGCTCCAACAAGAAAAAGAGTCGCAGCAAGCTTCCACTGTAAAAACCGAAGATGGACACTCTTTTAAAAACTATGAAAAATACGCAAGTGCGGATTCTGCAAGTCTTCCCTTCTTTCGCTCTTTAAAACCAGAACTGGCTAAACATCTGCTTCAAGGAGCGGAACGACATTTTGTTCCCGCACAAAGACTCATCACTAAAACTGGTGACACGAATCGCGATCTTTTTATTCTCCTCAAAGGAACGGCTTCGATCTATAAAGTCACAGGCCCTGGGCAGCGCAGACTCGTGAGCACACTTCAGCCAGGAGCCATCTTTGGCGAAAGAGGTTTTCTGCTAAACCAACCTCGCACAGCGGATATTATCACAACCTCTGATTGTGAAATTCTCAGAGTTCGTCATTCTCAGGAGATTGATTCTTTGATTAAAACTGATAAAGCAGAAAGTCTGCAATATCGTTTTCTAGCTTTGCAAGCTTTGAACTCTTCGGAGTTTTTTAAGGATCTTCCCTCTTACAGCTTAGACAGTTTGATATTTAGCGGTAAGATCTGCAAAGCCCATCCGCACCAAGTTTTAATGCGCGAAGGCCTTCCTGGGAATTCGTGCTTCATTCTTTTGCAGGGAAATGTAGTTATTAGTAAGGGCGGAGTAAATATCAACGTCCTCACTCAAGGCACCAGCTTCGGAGAGATTTCTTTACTCTTAAGTGGTGGTGTGCGTACAGCTACAGTGATGGCTCAGCAAGAATGTTTGCTACTTGAGATTCAACAACGAGATTTTTACCGTATTCTAGCTCAGAATCTTTTTCTTGCTAAAGACATTGAAGAATTGGCAGCTAAGAGAATGCAGAAATAA